In a single window of the Thermofilum uzonense genome:
- a CDS encoding plasma-membrane proton-efflux P-type ATPase, which produces MSSISTKDYQKMSLEEVFEKLGSSPQGLSSQEAEKRLKEYGFNEILEKKENPLLEYLKRYWGPLPWLMEFTIAVSYLAGRYFEAAIMLGLLVLNATLGHYHARSSKKAVELLKRKLTVNARVLREGKWVSLPARELVPGDIVFLRLGSVVPADVKLIEGKLLVDQSALTGESLPVEVSPGDVAFSGSIVKRGEAKCIVVNTGTRTYFGKTLELIKQAKSRSEQEEVVLQVTRYAVFIGLAGLVVASIISIWERRPLIDLTNMAVVFLMSSVPVALPAVLTIMQAYGALELARNGVLVTRLSAAEDFSAVDVSCLDKTGTITMNKLKVVEVRTFMEDEGKAALYALLASRAEAEDPLNLAVIEYAKSKGVDASRYTVVEFTPFDPSIKRSEAVVQHDGERFKVVMGEPRTVLSLSSNREKIEKEVLEELDKAASRGMRTLAVARSKEDISKLDLVALIHLLDPPRPDSRQLILELKANGIRPIMLTGDNVAVAKEIAKQVGIGERVLSVRDLRSSGKELVDVIDEVDGLAEVYPEDKFHVVKALQAKGHFVAMTGDGVNDAPALSQAEVGIAVENATDAAKAAASIVLVKPGIEPIVMAVKVSRTLHERALSWVINKVSKTVQSIAVLLAGMLVYRRMLLEPVDMALLLLANDFLTMSLATDHATPSQKPTRWRLVPIAIQSLLLGFLMALPVFLVSRFTFSNGADWSLVRATTLLAMVYTSQFRVLMVRERDWMWHSKPGRELTISIIATFLAFTLMGLYGVILPRMSIEDILTVLACSLTVLLLEPLKAFLSRKNGLKR; this is translated from the coding sequence ATGAGCAGTATTTCGACTAAGGACTACCAGAAGATGAGCCTTGAAGAGGTTTTCGAGAAACTGGGAAGCTCTCCGCAAGGCTTGAGCAGCCAGGAGGCAGAAAAAAGGCTCAAGGAGTATGGTTTCAACGAGATCCTCGAGAAGAAGGAAAACCCCCTCCTTGAATACTTGAAAAGATACTGGGGGCCCCTACCCTGGCTTATGGAGTTCACGATCGCCGTATCTTATCTCGCCGGTAGATATTTTGAGGCAGCTATAATGCTGGGACTACTCGTTTTAAATGCTACACTCGGCCACTACCACGCGAGATCCTCGAAAAAAGCGGTAGAGCTTTTAAAGAGAAAGCTGACTGTCAACGCAAGGGTTCTCCGAGAGGGCAAGTGGGTCAGTCTACCGGCCCGTGAGCTTGTTCCAGGGGACATAGTCTTCCTGAGGCTTGGCTCTGTAGTACCTGCAGATGTAAAGCTGATTGAAGGAAAACTTCTCGTCGATCAATCCGCTCTAACCGGTGAATCCCTGCCCGTAGAGGTCTCTCCTGGCGACGTGGCCTTCTCGGGCTCTATAGTTAAGAGGGGTGAGGCCAAGTGCATAGTGGTCAACACAGGTACGAGAACGTATTTCGGGAAGACGCTGGAGCTCATAAAACAGGCAAAGAGCCGCTCAGAGCAGGAGGAAGTCGTTCTACAGGTAACAAGATATGCCGTCTTCATCGGGCTTGCAGGGCTTGTCGTCGCTTCGATTATTTCAATATGGGAGAGGAGACCCCTCATAGATCTCACAAACATGGCTGTCGTCTTCCTAATGTCCTCCGTCCCGGTAGCGCTCCCAGCAGTATTGACAATCATGCAGGCTTATGGCGCTCTTGAGCTCGCACGGAACGGAGTCCTGGTAACTAGGCTCAGCGCGGCTGAAGACTTTTCGGCTGTCGATGTAAGCTGCCTTGACAAGACGGGGACTATAACGATGAACAAGCTGAAGGTTGTAGAGGTTCGGACCTTCATGGAAGATGAGGGGAAAGCTGCTCTCTACGCGCTGCTCGCTTCACGCGCCGAGGCGGAGGACCCGCTCAACCTTGCCGTCATAGAGTATGCCAAGAGTAAAGGAGTTGATGCGAGCAGATACACTGTTGTAGAATTTACCCCGTTCGACCCCTCTATCAAGAGGTCGGAAGCCGTTGTCCAGCACGACGGAGAACGCTTTAAGGTGGTGATGGGGGAGCCCCGGACAGTGCTTTCACTCTCTTCGAATCGTGAAAAGATAGAGAAAGAGGTTCTGGAGGAGCTTGATAAGGCAGCCTCGCGGGGAATGAGAACACTGGCAGTGGCCAGATCCAAGGAAGACATCTCAAAACTCGATCTTGTAGCGCTTATACACCTCTTAGATCCCCCCAGACCTGATTCCAGGCAGCTGATCTTAGAGCTAAAGGCTAACGGGATACGACCTATCATGCTCACAGGTGACAATGTAGCTGTCGCAAAGGAAATCGCTAAACAGGTAGGAATAGGCGAAAGAGTTCTCTCAGTGAGAGATCTTAGATCCTCTGGCAAGGAGCTTGTCGACGTAATAGACGAGGTCGACGGCCTTGCTGAGGTATATCCTGAGGACAAGTTCCACGTCGTCAAAGCACTACAGGCAAAGGGGCACTTCGTGGCAATGACTGGTGACGGCGTTAACGATGCACCAGCCTTAAGCCAGGCTGAAGTCGGAATAGCTGTGGAAAACGCCACTGATGCAGCCAAGGCAGCGGCTAGCATAGTCCTCGTGAAGCCCGGCATCGAGCCTATAGTTATGGCCGTGAAGGTTAGCAGGACGTTACATGAGAGAGCTCTGTCTTGGGTTATAAACAAGGTCTCAAAGACGGTTCAAAGCATAGCTGTGCTCCTAGCAGGCATGCTCGTTTATAGAAGGATGCTTTTAGAGCCTGTCGACATGGCTTTGCTTCTTCTAGCCAACGATTTCCTCACAATGTCCCTTGCGACAGACCATGCCACTCCCTCCCAGAAGCCCACCCGTTGGCGCCTCGTCCCCATAGCAATTCAATCTCTTCTGCTCGGATTCCTTATGGCATTGCCAGTCTTCCTAGTGTCGAGGTTTACATTTTCCAATGGTGCTGATTGGAGCTTAGTACGTGCCACAACTCTCCTAGCCATGGTTTATACAAGTCAATTCCGAGTTCTCATGGTTCGTGAAAGGGACTGGATGTGGCATTCAAAGCCCGGGAGAGAACTGACTATAAGCATCATAGCCACTTTCCTAGCCTTCACACTGATGGGTTTATACGGGGTAATACTGCCAAGGATGTCCATCGAAGATATCCTAACCGTCCTAGCCTGCTCGCTAACCGTGTTGCTCCTTGAACCCTTAAAGGCGTTCCTATCGAGAAAGAACGGGCTGAAACGGTAA
- a CDS encoding class I SAM-dependent methyltransferase, whose amino-acid sequence MLVSSEDFYAQYYDILYSHRNVKSEVDFLEKVFQKHAKRSVKKILDVGCGTGIHSVELARRGYSVLGVDASKVMIERAREKAKDIDNVSFMVADARHLKLPEKYDAAIAMYGVISYFTTDEDALDFLKSIRESLESGSIFVFDTWNMLGVLEKRVYYETPSTHVRKYGSLIALKEESWRLNVLSQTSTAEISWSVIDLKSGVIDTASHTLVLRLFTPRELKHLLRESGFEVVTMFEDYTCKPITESSSELVVVARAV is encoded by the coding sequence ATGCTCGTGAGTAGCGAGGACTTTTATGCTCAGTACTATGACATACTTTACTCGCACCGAAACGTTAAGAGCGAGGTCGACTTCTTAGAGAAGGTCTTCCAGAAACATGCCAAGCGAAGTGTAAAAAAGATTCTTGACGTTGGGTGTGGAACTGGAATACACAGCGTTGAACTTGCAAGGCGTGGATACTCTGTTTTAGGGGTTGACGCCTCGAAAGTCATGATAGAGCGCGCGAGAGAGAAGGCAAAAGACATCGATAACGTCTCGTTTATGGTGGCGGATGCGCGCCATCTTAAGCTACCTGAGAAGTATGATGCAGCTATCGCTATGTATGGCGTTATAAGCTATTTCACAACAGACGAAGACGCTCTAGACTTTCTAAAAAGCATCCGTGAATCCCTCGAGTCAGGCTCAATATTCGTATTCGATACCTGGAACATGTTAGGCGTACTCGAGAAACGTGTCTACTATGAGACGCCGAGCACCCACGTTCGCAAGTATGGCTCCCTTATAGCCCTTAAGGAGGAGTCGTGGAGGCTCAACGTGCTTAGCCAGACCTCTACTGCTGAGATATCCTGGTCCGTTATAGACTTGAAGAGCGGGGTAATCGACACGGCTAGCCACACGCTGGTTCTGCGATTGTTTACGCCCCGCGAATTGAAACACTTGTTGCGCGAGTCGGGGTTTGAAGTCGTCACAATGTTCGAGGATTACACCTGTAAGCCCATCACCGAGTCTAGCTCCGAACTAGTGGTTGTAGCTAGGGCTGTCTAG
- a CDS encoding V4R domain-containing protein, with amino-acid sequence MVDLLKDKVAEALKMYREISSKALSGEIEPNPPQNDYSILDLLASERPTFQLVNPEDPVYVSSFRLLRWSEPVDLGQKTFNIVLFTAGRVLGENAVEHGLIKNLDDLVEFALNQRLGIYDIVSADDSSVVINVYESISSSGIPNIGRTVCHFERGFLTAVFSKLYKRRVTVEETHCWGTGYSFDRFEIKISDVSV; translated from the coding sequence GTGGTGGATCTGCTCAAAGATAAGGTAGCTGAAGCTCTTAAAATGTATCGCGAGATTTCATCAAAAGCTCTATCGGGAGAGATTGAACCTAACCCGCCACAAAATGATTACTCTATTCTTGACTTATTAGCATCGGAGAGGCCAACCTTTCAACTCGTTAACCCCGAGGACCCTGTTTATGTTTCAAGCTTTAGGCTTCTAAGATGGTCGGAGCCCGTTGATCTCGGACAGAAGACATTTAACATTGTTTTATTCACGGCGGGTAGGGTTCTAGGGGAAAACGCTGTTGAACATGGCCTTATTAAGAACCTCGATGACCTTGTGGAATTTGCCTTGAATCAGAGGCTGGGAATATACGACATAGTCTCAGCCGATGATTCCAGTGTGGTTATCAACGTGTATGAGTCCATCTCGAGCTCCGGGATTCCTAACATTGGACGCACGGTATGCCACTTTGAACGCGGATTTTTAACGGCTGTTTTCTCGAAGCTTTACAAGCGTAGGGTAACCGTTGAAGAGACGCACTGCTGGGGGACCGGCTATTCCTTTGATAGGTTTGAGATAAAAATCAGCGACGTTTCTGTTTAA
- a CDS encoding PRC-barrel domain-containing protein produces MSITRSELIGKAVYDQEAKFIGTVQDIVIKLEEKDIGIQVRTPLGTLLEISSDKILAVKDIILLKEKIELPKEVSQGPVQQTPPLATSPPQPSSGLKIPIPFKREEKICPYCGKPATYIPQYKRWYCFNCQRYID; encoded by the coding sequence ATGAGCATAACTCGCTCTGAACTAATAGGCAAGGCGGTTTATGATCAGGAGGCAAAATTCATAGGCACCGTTCAAGATATTGTGATCAAACTGGAGGAAAAGGACATCGGAATACAGGTTAGGACGCCACTAGGAACCCTCCTAGAGATCTCTTCAGACAAGATTCTAGCCGTCAAGGATATCATTTTGCTCAAGGAGAAGATCGAATTACCTAAAGAGGTTTCCCAAGGACCCGTACAACAAACCCCCCCGCTAGCCACCTCTCCCCCACAGCCATCTAGCGGGCTGAAGATTCCCATCCCGTTCAAACGGGAAGAAAAGATATGTCCTTACTGTGGAAAGCCTGCCACGTATATACCACAGTATAAGCGGTGGTACTGCTTTAATTGCCAGAGATATATTGACTAG